The Actinomycetota bacterium genome contains a region encoding:
- a CDS encoding ABC transporter ATP-binding protein — MPAVLSCADVVVRRGRKLLVNQVNWRIESGERWVILGPNGAGKTTLMLVASGRMFPTSGEVEILGERLGNVDMAELRPLIGWASSAMIGDIPPGERVADVVLTGAYAVSGRWRERYEGQDLMRTAQLLFAWGIDQLANRTFATLSEGERKRTLIARALMSNPELLMLDEPGAGLDLGGREDLVSRMATLAADPMAPTQILVTHHVEEIPPGFTHALLLKDGAVVTSGPIVDVITGDWLSYTFGLPVRVTHSDGRFSAVRHG, encoded by the coding sequence TGCCCGCAGTGTTGAGTTGTGCGGATGTCGTCGTCCGCAGGGGCCGCAAGCTTTTGGTCAATCAGGTCAATTGGCGTATTGAATCCGGCGAGCGGTGGGTGATTCTGGGACCCAACGGGGCTGGCAAGACAACATTGATGCTGGTCGCCTCGGGACGGATGTTTCCCACTTCGGGCGAAGTTGAGATTCTCGGCGAGCGCCTGGGAAATGTCGACATGGCCGAGTTGCGCCCCTTGATCGGTTGGGCCAGCAGCGCAATGATCGGCGATATCCCGCCCGGCGAGCGAGTCGCAGACGTCGTACTGACAGGCGCATATGCAGTGTCAGGCCGTTGGCGGGAGCGCTATGAAGGCCAGGACCTCATGCGCACTGCTCAGTTGCTGTTCGCCTGGGGAATTGACCAGTTGGCCAATCGAACCTTTGCCACGCTTTCTGAAGGAGAGCGCAAGCGAACGTTGATTGCGCGGGCGCTGATGTCCAATCCAGAGCTCCTGATGCTTGATGAACCGGGTGCGGGCTTGGATTTGGGTGGGCGAGAGGACCTTGTCTCGCGCATGGCGACCCTGGCTGCTGACCCAATGGCCCCGACGCAGATCCTGGTGACCCACCATGTTGAGGAGATCCCGCCAGGCTTCACGCATGCGCTGCTGTTGAAGGACGGAGCAGTAGTGACGTCGGGACCGATAGTTGACGTGATCACGGGAGAC